The genome window GACTCGACGGCGTCACCCCCGGCGGTGCCACCTGAACGGTGGTGTCCCGAGGGCATCGCCTGGCAGCGGTGTCCCCGACGGCGTCACCGGACGGAGGCGCCGACCGTCCGGCGCGACCCCTCCAGACAGACGCCGCCGGCACCTACCGGCGGAGGTCCGCCAGGAGGGACGGGAGCAGGGTTTCCTCCTCCACCGCGCGGCCGGACGTGGCCATGAGGTCCGCCAGGGCCGGGTCCCACGGGGTTTCCACCGGAGCCCCGATCAGGGAGGGCAGGTCGATGCGGTCGCGGGCCGCTTCGTCGAGTGCCCGGCGGTAGTCAGCCGCCGTCATGCGCCACGGCTCAACGCCGAGCTGGGCCCGCAGGGCCCCGGCGACTCGCACGCCCGGCCAGTCGAAGTCGCCGTGGTAGCGCAGGGTGGCTCCGTCGTCGGAGAGGCGTCGCAGCAGTTCGAGCCCGACCGTCGTCGGCTGACCGGACAGGCAGACGAGCGGGTGCCCGATGTCTTCCCGCAGCGCCGCCTCCAGGACGCGGGGGTTTTCGCACACCGTGATCGTCGTGCCGGGCTCGACGAGCTGGGCGGGTGCCGCCTGGAGGTCGAGGTGGGTGAGGTGCGCCGGCAGCCGCGCCGCGGTGCGCTGGAGCACCGAACGCGACCAGTCGTCCGTGCCGGCGAGAGGCAGCGACCAGCACAGCACCGTCGCAGAGACGCCGTCGGGGGCGACGCCGCAGCGTTCCCACAGCGCGCGGCGTTCGCGCTCGTTGCCGGGTGCCGCGACGTCGTGGGCGAGCGCGGCGGCCCGCAGGACGACGCGGCTCAGCGTCGTGCCGCTGTCGAGCCCGTGCGCGTCACCGGCGCGGGCCGCCAGATCCGCGCGGGACGTCCACGCGACGGGGGAGCGGTCGAGCGCCAACTCCGCCAGCACTGCGGCGGCACGCCGCACGACGACGTCGATCTCGTCCTCGGGCACGCGCCCGTACTGGTGGAGCCACCGGGCCCACTCGTCCGCCCACGGCGCGTCGCCCAGCGAGTGCTCGGCCAGCGCCGCGCGCACCGCGGCACGCGGCTCGTCCGCGACCGAGGACGTCGAGGGCACCGAGGACGTGCTCGACACCGGCCTGCCGTGCAGGATCTCCAGCACCTCGGCCAGCCCGACGCCGAGGCCCGCTCCGCGGACCCGCTCGTCCAGAGTGGACACCTTGATCCGGGTGCCGTAGCCGAGCATCGGGCGGCCGAGCAGTTCGCCGACCGCGGTCTGCGTCTCCTCGTCGGGCAGTTCGAGCCGGAAGGTCGACGGCTGCTCCGGTGACTCCAGGACCTCGCGGGCCTTCTCCCACAACCCGCGCAACGGTTCCACGTCCCACTTCGCGCGGACGTCGTCGGCGTCAGCCATCCGCGCGCTCCAAGCCCCGGCCGTCCCAGGTGGTGTGGGTGCAGGCGATCCCGTGCCCGCTGCGCGGTCGCAGCACGTCGTAGATGTGCATCTTCGGGATCTTCGGCGAGACGCCCCAGCCGCTCGGCCAGGTGATCAGCCAGTCCATGTCCAGGTCCACCAGCAGCCCCAGCATCCGCGCGATCGTCGGGTCGTCGAGCCGCTCGAACGCCTCGTCCAGCAGGACCAGCCGCAGCGGCCCGCCGCCACCGGCCGAGACGCTGACCGCGTCGTAGAAGGCCGCCGCGGCGGCGAACAGCGTCACGTAGGAGATCAGCCGCGTCTCACCCGACGAAAGCTGGCGCAGGCGCCGCACTCGGGGCTTGCCCTCGGGTCCGGTGTCGCGGACCCGGACGGTGAAGGCGAACCACGACCGGTAGTCCAGCGCCCGGGACAGGATCTCGGCGTAGCCGCCGGAGGTGCTGTCGCGCTCCGACTCGATCAGGTCGGTGAACACCCGGCGCAGCAGCGTGTCCTGGTCGTCGCTGCGGTCGGCGAACGGCGTGCGCACCAGCTCGATCGCCTGCCTGATGTCGTCGCCCAACGCCGCAGACGGCTGCCATTCCAGCTGCACGTGCACGCCCTGGCTGGAGCGGGCGCCGTCGAGCACCTCGTTCATCCGCTTGCAGAGGTCCTCGGCGACGGTGATCTGCCCGCGCAGCCGTTCGGCCAGGTCCCGGATGAGGTAGTCGGCGAAGATCGACTGGTAGCGCTCGTTGAGGTAGCCGCGCTGCTCGCCGAGGCGCTCGCTGACCCGCCGCGCCGCGTCGGCGACGGGCTGCGGCCCCTCCTCGCCGGTGACGGTGACCGTGAGCAGCCCCTCCTGCTCACCGGCGCTGATGTCGTAGTTGCCGCTCAGCGACTGCTGGAGCGCCTGGAAGCGGTTGAGCACCGTGGTTTCCGAGGCTCCCTTGCGGTCGCTTTCCACCAGCAGCGCCGCCGCCTCGTCGAGGTCTGGCGGGAGCTCGTCGGACACCGCGGCGGCCGCCCACAGCCCTGGGATCCGAAGCGCCGTGCCGAACGCCTCGGTCGTCGAGGACTCGTCCTGTTCGCGGCCCGCGAGCTGGGACTGCTTGTTCTCCAGCTGCGTCTCCAGTCGGGCCGAGGACTCCCGCAGGGAGCTGATCCGCTCCCGCGCCTGCGGCAGCTCGCGGCGCAGCTCTGCCCGCTCCCGTTCCAGATCGCCCACCTTGTCGGCGATCTGCTGCGCTTCGCCGCCGACCGCTGAGGTCAGCTCCGCGAGCCCGGCGGCCTGCTCGCCGTAGTCGGCGCAGCGGCGCTCGGCCTGCGACTCGGCCTCCATCCGGTCGGCCACCGCCACGTCGTGGTGCAGCGAGACCTCGCGCAGGTCGGCCAGGGTCGGCAGGCAACGCGCCTCGATCGCCTCGCGCAACGCGTCGATGCCGTTGCGGGCCTCCGAGGCGGCGCGGTGGGCGGCCTCGAGCGCCCGGGTGTCGGCGGGGAGGTCGGCCTCGCCCGCCGAACGGACGAGCTCGGCGTGCGCGGCCTGCCACCGCTGGTCGGCCTGTTCGTGCTGTTCGCGCAGCTGCGCGGCGCGGTACTCGGCGTCCTGGGCGCTTTCCAGGGCGGTGGCGAGCTTGGCGTGGGCGGTGAGCAGGTCGCTGTCGTCGGGGTAGGACTCCAGGTACTGCTCCAGCCGCGAGGTGTGCTCGCTCGCGTCGCGGTGGCGGCGCTCGGCGTCGGCGATCCGCCCGCGCAGCCGGGACAGCTCGTCCTCCAGCTCCGCGATGCGGCGTGCGCGGGCCGACTCGCGGGCCCCGGCACCGACGTACTCGGCGGCGTCCTTGCTCCACGCCCCGGAGAGCACGCCCGCCCGCCAGGTGCCGTCGGCCGACACCGACAGTCCCGCGCTGCCGTCGGTCGCGACCGAGGCCAGCAGGTCGGCGACGTGTTCGCTCGGCACCGGGCAGTCCGGTTCTGCGGCGGGGGTGAGCAGATCGGCCAGGGTGCCGGACCCGGCCGGCGCTTCCGGCGCGGCGAGCAGCTCGGCCAGGCCGACGACGCTGCCGTCCAGCGACACCCAGGCGTTGAGCAGGCCGCTGGCCTGCAACGCGGCCTCCAGTCCCGCCCTGTCGTCCTCGGTCAGCGCGGACGCGAAGTCCACGAGGCGGTAGAACGGCCGCCCCTTGCTCTCGTCGCGTTCGGCGTCGGCCCAGGCCGGGCGCGGCGGCGTCCGTTCGTGGCCGGCGCGGAGCTCGGCGAGCTCCTGCTCCCACCCGCGCGTGCGCTCGCGCAGCTCCGCGAGCTCCTGCTCGACCTCGGTCACCTGGCCGCGCGCCTCGTGCAGCTTCGGTCGCGCCCAGCGCCGAGTCCGCTCGCGCGCGTCGCGGGTCGCCGACCGGTCGGCCACCAGCTCCCGGTCGCGCGGCGGCGCGGGCACCGGATCGTCCCCGTCGGACACCGGCCACCCGGCACCCCAGCGCTTCGCGTGCTCGACCCAGACCGCCGCGGCATCGGAGAGCTGCTGCTGGGCCTGGTTGCGCCGGCCCGCGGCCTCGGTCGCGGTGAGCTGCGTCTGGCGCGCCAGGCGCTGCAACTCGGCGACCTTGTCCTGCTGGGTGTCCAGCTCGACGGCCTGCTGGTGCAGGGCGAGCGTCAGCGCCGAACGCTCCGTCGCGACGCTCGCGGCGTCGCCGGTGCGGGACGCGGCCTCGCGCATGGCGTCCGCCAGCGCGTCGGCGTCGACTTCGGGTGCGCTGTGGCGGTCGATGGTCGCGGGTTCGGCGTCGGAGTCCGGTGCGGTGCGCACCTGGTCCGGCGACGTGCGCGCCTGGGCGGTGGGGACCTCGGGCGGGCGCGGGACGAGCCCGCCGTCGAGCCCGGCGGTGGTGAGCTGCTGTGTGGCGCGCTGCGCGGCCTGCTCGGCGGCTTCGGCGTCACCCGCCAGCCGCCGCAGCATGCCCAGCACCGACTCCACCGACCGCTCCTCCTGCGCGCGGTGCTTGCTCGCGGTGTCCAGTGCGGTCACCGCCGCCGAGCGGGCGCTTTCGACCAGCCGCTCGCGGTCGCGCAGGTTCTGCAGCTCGGAGTAGGCCGGGTGCGAGCGCAGCGCGTCGATACTGGACTCCAGCTCGCCCTCGCGCTGCTCCAGTTCGGTGACGGTGCGCTGTGCCGACTCCCGGTCGCCGCGCTTGGACGCGACCTGCTTCTCCAGCTTCGCCAGCTCGTCGCGCAGCGACCGCAGGCGCGTCCGCGCCGAGCGCATCGCCTCGGCCCGCTCGCGCAGCGAACCCAGCGCGTAGCCGGAGTAGGTCGTCAGGAACGCGCTCAGCGCCTTGTCCGCGCTGCTGAGGCGGACGATGTTCTCCCGGATCGACTCCAGGTCGTCGAACGATGTCGCCAGCCGCTCGATCAGCGACGGGTCCAGCGGCGGCAGCGCGTCGGAGAGGATCTGCTCGAGCTGGCCCTCCAGGACCTTGAGCCCAACGTCGGGGTTGCGCAGCGTGCGTTGCAGGTGCAGCAGGTCGCCGTAGCGGGCGGCGGGCATGCCGTAGACGGTGGCGGCGATCTTGGCGCGGAAGGCGTGGTCGTCGAGCACGCAGTCGGCACCGAGCATCTCGCGCAGCTGGGCCGGCCCCACCGGCACCCGGTCGGCGCCGACCAGCTGCAGGCTGACCCCGACCCGCCTGCCGGTGACGAACCTCCACGAGTCGCTGATGGCCTGCGAGGTCTTCGACGCCTTGACCCCGATGCCGCAGGTCAGGAACTCCTCGCCGCCGCCGGGGGCGTCGCGGCGCAGCTCGATCCAGGCGTAGCCGATGCGGTTGGGCCCGCCCGGGTACTCGTCGAGCATCAGCCTGCGGATGCTGACCGTGTCGAAGCCCTTCGACCCGAGCTGGCGCAGGTCGCCGTCCAGGCACAGCGGCAGCAGCAGCTCCAGGGTGCGGGACTTGCCCGAGCCGTTGGTGCCCTGGAAGATCGCCCGACCGCCGTCGAGGTCGAAGGTGTGCTCGGCGTACTGCCAGATGTTGACGATGCCGCCGCGGTGCAGCCGCCACCTGTTCGGCAGCTCCATGTCCGTGCTCACCGTTGACCTTCCTCTTCCATGTCGTCGAACAGCGACCAGCCCGCGGGTGCGGCGGCAGGCGGCTCGGGTTCCCGGCCGGGGGCCGGGGTGGCGTCGGGCTGCGGCAGCCAGCGGTGCGCGGCGGGGCTGAGCAGCCACTGCTCGCCTTCGCGGTGCAGCAGGCCGAGCCGTCCCAGCAGTGCCCGCACCGAGCGGACCAGGTCGCCCTGGTCCTCGGTCGCCTGCCGCGACCACGCGGCGGGGTAGGACTCGACCAGCTCCGCGCAGACCTCGGCGAGGTCGGCCTCCGCCACCGGGTGCCTGCCGTCGGACTCGCGCGGCTCGGCGCGCTCCAGCAGCTCCGGCAGCGCCAGCAGCGCGATGCGCGCGACCGTGCCCGGCCCGGGGAAGACCACGTCGGTCAGGTAGTCCTCGGGGTCGGTCACCACCAGGCCCTCCGCGCGCGACTCGGTGACCAGGCCGAAGAACCGCTCCAGCAGCTTGGACTCGGTGCCGAGGTGCTTGAGCAGCCATTCGGCCTGCGCGTCGGGCAGGTCGCGGTAGAGCACCACCGGATCCTCGACCAGCCGGCGCCGCACCGCATGCTCGACGCTGCGCGGACCCGGCTCAGCCGCCATCGACACCAGCGCCTGCGGGCTGTCGGCCTCGGCGAGCGGGCCTGCCACGAGCTGGCCGAGCAGGTCGGTGTCGATGGTGATCAGCGCCTCGGCCGAGGCGTCGGTGGCCGCGACCGTGCCCTCGGTCTCGGTGATCACGCCGAGCGCGACCAGGTGGCGCAGCGCCGCGGTCAGCGCACGGCGGTCGGCCGGGTCGTCGACCACCGCGATGGCGGCCTCCGACGCCGCCGCGCGCACGTCGCTGACCAGCCGAGACAGCAGGACCTGGCGGCCGATGCCGGTCAGCGCGGCCAGCGTCAGCGCCAGGTAGGCGTAGCCGCGCGGGGACAGCGAGGACTCGCCGCGCGTGGCGTCGTCGCCGGGTCCGGACTTGTAGAGCCGGGCGAACCGGCGCTCCACGACCAGCCGGTAGCCGAGCAGCGAGGAGAAGACCTCCTGCAGGACGGCGCGCTGCCGGTAGATCATCGGCAGCAGGTCGCCGTCGGGCGCCCCGGGCCGCAGCAGCGGGCGGCGCAGCAGCACCCGCGCGCAGCGCACGACGTTGGCGGCGTCGATGTCGGGCAGGTCCTCGAAGGTGCGCACGGCGTTCATCGGGCGACCGCCTCCTCCTCGGTACCGGGGATCGCGCCGTCACCGCGGACGTCGAGCACCGCGTCCTGCAGCGTCAACGTGCCCGAGGTGCTGCGGATCTCGGTGCGGTGGCCCGGTTCCGGGCGGACGGTGACCCGCAGCCGGTGCACCGGGTCGAGCGCGGTGCCGGGGTCGTCGGAGCGCTCGCGCTGCGCCATCGCCAGCGTCAGCAGCTCGCACAGCACGCCCAGCGCGTCGGTGGAGAGCGTGGTGCCCGCCAGCTCGGCACCGGCCCCGGCCAGCTCCGACACCGCCGCGCTGCGGCGCTGGTCGGCCTCGCGGGCCTGGGCGAGCAGGGTCTCCTCGGTCATCGGGTCGTCGAGCACGCGCGAGGTCCGGCCGCGGGCACCGCGGTCGCCACGGCTGCGCACGCTCACGGTCACGTCCAGCACCGGACCGTCGCGCCAGGACACCTCGTGGTTGTCGCTGTCGTAGTCGGGGGCGGGCAGCAGGTGGCGCGAGGAGTGCAGGCCGAAGGCCGCCGCGTAGATGCGGTGCGCCTCGTTCTCCTCCGCCGCGTCGAGCCACCGGGCGAGCTTGAGCAGCTCGCCGCGGCGGCCGGGCACCAGGCCGCCGCCGGAGGTCGCCCGCTTGACGCTGGCCAGCAGCGAACCGATCGCCCGCGCGGTCGCCTCCCGCAGCGCCGCGACCTGGCTCGGCCTGCCGGGAGCGTCGACGAACCAGTCGGTGAGCTCCTGCCAGTCGGGCGCGGTGCGGCCCCGGGCGCGCTCGACGTCGGTGCCGAGCTGGTCGGCCGGGCCGAGCAGCCGCAGCAGCTCGGAGCGGACCCCGGCCAGCCCCGCCAGCGACGCCGCGATCGTGCCGGTGTGGCGCAGCACGTCCTCCACGACCATCTGGATGTACTCGACGAGCAGGTTGCGGAACCCGGAGATCTCATCGGGCGCGAGGTGGTGGCGGGTCACCACCTGCCCCAGGTAGGCGTAGAAGTCGCGGACCGTGGCGGCGAGCTCGGCGTGTTGCAGGAAGACCGTGGTCACCTGCTCCGCGAGCCGCTCCTTGGCCTTGCGGGTGCTCTTGGCCTCCGGCGCGCGGCGTTCGGCGACCAGCACCTCGGAGAGCATCGACGAGATCTCGCCCAGCCCGCGCTCGATCGCGGGCAGCAGCTCGCGGGAGACCTCGCGGGCGCCCTCCGGCACGTGCAGCAGGGCGTCGACGTCGCGCTGCACGCGCACCGCGAGCTTGCTGACCTGGTAGCGGACGCTGCCGTGCTGGAACTCGGCGATGCTGGCCGCGATCGTCTCGCGCCGCCCGACGACCAGGTTGCCCCACTTGACCAGCTGCTTGAGCCGGTCGATCACGGTGTCCAGGTCCGACTCGCCCGCGGCCACCCGGCCCTCCCGCTCGGCGGCGGCCAGCGCGGCGGCGACCTCACCGGCCGACAGGTCGGCCAGCAGCGTCGAGGTGAACAACCGCATGATCGCCAGGTACGTGCGGTGCTCGGGCGCCTGCAGGTAGACGAACAGCTGGAGCCGCTGCTCGCCCCCGCCGGCCTCCTCGGCCGACTGCGCAGCCGACGCCGCGTCGGCAGGGGCGGCATCGGCGGGCAGGGGGCCCGCGGTCGCCACTCCCGCGCGCAGCACGTCGGCTTCGTGGTCCGGGACAGTCACGGTCCGCCACGATAACCGGTGCTGCCGACACATCCGGTCACGTGGCGGGCGGTGACCGTGCGGAAACATCCCAACGGTAGCGTTCTTCACGTTTGGGGCCGGACCGGTTCGCCAGGAGGGGCTGAGCGTGGGCGCAGGACGTGCGGTGGGGCTGTTGCTCGGGCTGGCTGCCGACGCGGCGATCGGAGACCCCCGTCGCGGCCACCCCGTCGCGGCGTTCGGCCGGGTCGCGGGCGCCGCGGAGCGGCTGATGCACCAGGACCGCAAGGACGCGGGCATTGTCTACGCCGGACTGCTGGTCGGCGGCACCGCCGGGCTCGGCGTGCTGGCGCACCGGGTTTCGCGCCGCAGCCCCGTCCTGGAGGCCGTGCTGACCGGCGTGGCGACCTGGGCGGTGCTCGGCGGCACGTCGCTGGCCGACGAGGGCACCGCGATGGCCCGGGTGCTGGACGCGGGCGAGATCGACGCGGCACGCCGCAGGCTCGGCAACCTCTGCGGGCGCGAGTCGGCCAACCTCGACGGCCAGGGCCTGGCACGGGCGACCGTCGAGTCCGTCGCCGAGAACACCTCCGACGCGGTGGTCGCACCGCTGGTGTGGGGCGCCATCGCCGGTGTGCCCGGGCTGATCGGCTACCGCGCGGCCAACACGCTCGACGCGATGGTCGGCCACCGCTCGCCGCGCTACGCGAACTTCGGCTGGGCCTCGGCCCGGCTCGACGACGCGCTGAACCTGCTGCCGTCACGGCTGGCTGCCGTACTGACCTCGGCGTGCGCGCCGGTCGTCGGCGGGTCCGCGACGGGCGCCTGGCGCACCTGGCGGCGCGACGCCTCGGCGCACCCGAGCCCGAACGCGGGCCAGATCGAGGCCGCTTTCGCCGGTGCGTTGCAGATCAGGCTGGGAGGGCGGACCGTCTACGGCCACGTCGTCGAGCAGCGCCCGGTGCTCG of Saccharopolyspora erythraea contains these proteins:
- a CDS encoding TIGR02679 family protein, which codes for MADADDVRAKWDVEPLRGLWEKAREVLESPEQPSTFRLELPDEETQTAVGELLGRPMLGYGTRIKVSTLDERVRGAGLGVGLAEVLEILHGRPVSSTSSVPSTSSVADEPRAAVRAALAEHSLGDAPWADEWARWLHQYGRVPEDEIDVVVRRAAAVLAELALDRSPVAWTSRADLAARAGDAHGLDSGTTLSRVVLRAAALAHDVAAPGNERERRALWERCGVAPDGVSATVLCWSLPLAGTDDWSRSVLQRTAARLPAHLTHLDLQAAPAQLVEPGTTITVCENPRVLEAALREDIGHPLVCLSGQPTTVGLELLRRLSDDGATLRYHGDFDWPGVRVAGALRAQLGVEPWRMTAADYRRALDEAARDRIDLPSLIGAPVETPWDPALADLMATSGRAVEEETLLPSLLADLRR
- a CDS encoding TIGR02680 family protein produces the protein MSTDMELPNRWRLHRGGIVNIWQYAEHTFDLDGGRAIFQGTNGSGKSRTLELLLPLCLDGDLRQLGSKGFDTVSIRRLMLDEYPGGPNRIGYAWIELRRDAPGGGEEFLTCGIGVKASKTSQAISDSWRFVTGRRVGVSLQLVGADRVPVGPAQLREMLGADCVLDDHAFRAKIAATVYGMPAARYGDLLHLQRTLRNPDVGLKVLEGQLEQILSDALPPLDPSLIERLATSFDDLESIRENIVRLSSADKALSAFLTTYSGYALGSLRERAEAMRSARTRLRSLRDELAKLEKQVASKRGDRESAQRTVTELEQREGELESSIDALRSHPAYSELQNLRDRERLVESARSAAVTALDTASKHRAQEERSVESVLGMLRRLAGDAEAAEQAAQRATQQLTTAGLDGGLVPRPPEVPTAQARTSPDQVRTAPDSDAEPATIDRHSAPEVDADALADAMREAASRTGDAASVATERSALTLALHQQAVELDTQQDKVAELQRLARQTQLTATEAAGRRNQAQQQLSDAAAVWVEHAKRWGAGWPVSDGDDPVPAPPRDRELVADRSATRDARERTRRWARPKLHEARGQVTEVEQELAELRERTRGWEQELAELRAGHERTPPRPAWADAERDESKGRPFYRLVDFASALTEDDRAGLEAALQASGLLNAWVSLDGSVVGLAELLAAPEAPAGSGTLADLLTPAAEPDCPVPSEHVADLLASVATDGSAGLSVSADGTWRAGVLSGAWSKDAAEYVGAGARESARARRIAELEDELSRLRGRIADAERRHRDASEHTSRLEQYLESYPDDSDLLTAHAKLATALESAQDAEYRAAQLREQHEQADQRWQAAHAELVRSAGEADLPADTRALEAAHRAASEARNGIDALREAIEARCLPTLADLREVSLHHDVAVADRMEAESQAERRCADYGEQAAGLAELTSAVGGEAQQIADKVGDLERERAELRRELPQARERISSLRESSARLETQLENKQSQLAGREQDESSTTEAFGTALRIPGLWAAAAVSDELPPDLDEAAALLVESDRKGASETTVLNRFQALQQSLSGNYDISAGEQEGLLTVTVTGEEGPQPVADAARRVSERLGEQRGYLNERYQSIFADYLIRDLAERLRGQITVAEDLCKRMNEVLDGARSSQGVHVQLEWQPSAALGDDIRQAIELVRTPFADRSDDQDTLLRRVFTDLIESERDSTSGGYAEILSRALDYRSWFAFTVRVRDTGPEGKPRVRRLRQLSSGETRLISYVTLFAAAAAFYDAVSVSAGGGGPLRLVLLDEAFERLDDPTIARMLGLLVDLDMDWLITWPSGWGVSPKIPKMHIYDVLRPRSGHGIACTHTTWDGRGLERADG
- a CDS encoding TIGR02678 family protein, whose amino-acid sequence is MNAVRTFEDLPDIDAANVVRCARVLLRRPLLRPGAPDGDLLPMIYRQRAVLQEVFSSLLGYRLVVERRFARLYKSGPGDDATRGESSLSPRGYAYLALTLAALTGIGRQVLLSRLVSDVRAAASEAAIAVVDDPADRRALTAALRHLVALGVITETEGTVAATDASAEALITIDTDLLGQLVAGPLAEADSPQALVSMAAEPGPRSVEHAVRRRLVEDPVVLYRDLPDAQAEWLLKHLGTESKLLERFFGLVTESRAEGLVVTDPEDYLTDVVFPGPGTVARIALLALPELLERAEPRESDGRHPVAEADLAEVCAELVESYPAAWSRQATEDQGDLVRSVRALLGRLGLLHREGEQWLLSPAAHRWLPQPDATPAPGREPEPPAAAPAGWSLFDDMEEEGQR
- a CDS encoding TIGR02677 family protein; the encoded protein is MTVPDHEADVLRAGVATAGPLPADAAPADAASAAQSAEEAGGGEQRLQLFVYLQAPEHRTYLAIMRLFTSTLLADLSAGEVAAALAAAEREGRVAAGESDLDTVIDRLKQLVKWGNLVVGRRETIAASIAEFQHGSVRYQVSKLAVRVQRDVDALLHVPEGAREVSRELLPAIERGLGEISSMLSEVLVAERRAPEAKSTRKAKERLAEQVTTVFLQHAELAATVRDFYAYLGQVVTRHHLAPDEISGFRNLLVEYIQMVVEDVLRHTGTIAASLAGLAGVRSELLRLLGPADQLGTDVERARGRTAPDWQELTDWFVDAPGRPSQVAALREATARAIGSLLASVKRATSGGGLVPGRRGELLKLARWLDAAEENEAHRIYAAAFGLHSSRHLLPAPDYDSDNHEVSWRDGPVLDVTVSVRSRGDRGARGRTSRVLDDPMTEETLLAQAREADQRRSAAVSELAGAGAELAGTTLSTDALGVLCELLTLAMAQRERSDDPGTALDPVHRLRVTVRPEPGHRTEIRSTSGTLTLQDAVLDVRGDGAIPGTEEEAVAR
- a CDS encoding cobalamin biosynthesis protein — encoded protein: MGAGRAVGLLLGLAADAAIGDPRRGHPVAAFGRVAGAAERLMHQDRKDAGIVYAGLLVGGTAGLGVLAHRVSRRSPVLEAVLTGVATWAVLGGTSLADEGTAMARVLDAGEIDAARRRLGNLCGRESANLDGQGLARATVESVAENTSDAVVAPLVWGAIAGVPGLIGYRAANTLDAMVGHRSPRYANFGWASARLDDALNLLPSRLAAVLTSACAPVVGGSATGAWRTWRRDASAHPSPNAGQIEAAFAGALQIRLGGRTVYGHVVEQRPVLGEGRTADAGDVTRSVELSRVIGVVSGVLAAGSALVFGLRRDRRS